The following are encoded in a window of Candidatus Moraniibacteriota bacterium genomic DNA:
- a CDS encoding glycosyltransferase family 39 protein yields the protein MDEIRKFWKIFPVILFGLWTFGILIAYFYFYENYRIALLDGLFILLFLGLIFCIGAFFFFCIYLTFAIFKKPLPKFFSLFLYFKHKEIISISLKKIILSFFTVSLLWIVLIFLISKNFQIVVNNVVSLILIFFFVLLGFSLGSVLIRYFQIKTLGLLERYILASLFGFGILMFLMYVLGMIGLLYSRSVYIILFGILIFFRKEWFQLFDEMGTVHFQWKIRPFLSFKNFSFLALFILCSLTLTSLFSQFPIGFDELHTYQGFSHNYAENHRIVNFPYWLTNGFPQNGEMLFTFGHLLGGFQVSAGINVVFYFLLGGILVLFFRFLFVRSKEYYLLLLYSISSIPFWMLFDHKIDLIFWSYVMCGIYFLLKFIEQKKKELMILSFILLGISAGVKYNFFSLILPSILFVLIFFPREFAFKKRFFNSILCIFFVGLLFSPWALKNVLFSGNPIEPAFGDYLSRKDVFFKQIGRNYSDHLREQLADGFVWAENQDTRDWKFYATLPFRLTFNYEKENFSDTLNVGPIFLISFPFLFFLFQRKYKNIKIFLIFLLIFLQILFWIFFSNLLLFYSFIAFLLLFLILSDTLSKKNIFSLLFRISFFVLVFTIVPLRLTSFFYNETFFILENNGNYNLFEVAQFINEEKLPGLIWDSYGLSLNYYVQNAHSRIIYDFYMLLFYFLCQRYEGDVIVDFMKSHNVYYFIYKENSIKYWQNVSRRAEKVSPFSSKLYLQSFEGYLGFREKHLKEIFRSGDIGLYTYKD from the coding sequence ATGGATGAAATACGAAAGTTTTGGAAGATTTTCCCGGTAATTCTTTTTGGTCTTTGGACGTTTGGAATTCTCATTGCTTATTTCTATTTCTATGAAAATTATAGAATAGCCCTTCTCGATGGGCTATTTATTCTTCTTTTTCTTGGTTTAATTTTTTGTATAGGAGCTTTTTTCTTTTTTTGTATTTATTTGACGTTTGCAATTTTTAAAAAACCATTACCAAAATTCTTTTCATTATTTCTTTATTTCAAACATAAAGAAATAATTTCAATTTCTCTGAAAAAGATTATCCTTTCATTTTTCACCGTTTCACTTTTGTGGATTGTTCTTATTTTTCTTATTTCAAAAAATTTTCAAATAGTTGTTAATAATGTAGTTTCTCTTATTCTTATCTTTTTTTTCGTTTTATTAGGATTTTCTTTGGGTAGTGTTCTTATTCGATATTTTCAAATAAAGACCTTAGGACTTCTTGAAAGATATATTCTGGCGAGCCTTTTTGGCTTTGGAATTCTTATGTTTTTGATGTACGTCTTGGGAATGATCGGTTTATTGTATTCACGGAGCGTTTACATAATACTTTTCGGTATTCTTATTTTTTTTCGAAAGGAGTGGTTCCAACTTTTTGATGAGATGGGGACGGTACATTTTCAGTGGAAAATCCGACCATTTCTTTCATTTAAAAATTTTTCTTTTTTGGCATTATTTATTCTTTGTTCTTTAACTCTGACGAGTCTCTTCTCGCAATTCCCAATTGGTTTTGATGAACTTCATACCTATCAAGGATTTTCTCACAATTATGCAGAAAATCATCGTATTGTGAATTTTCCATACTGGCTAACAAATGGATTCCCACAGAATGGAGAAATGCTCTTTACTTTCGGACATCTTCTCGGAGGATTCCAAGTCTCGGCTGGTATAAATGTTGTTTTTTATTTTCTTTTGGGTGGAATTTTAGTTCTTTTTTTTCGCTTTCTTTTTGTTCGATCGAAAGAATATTATCTTCTTCTTTTGTACTCGATTTCTTCTATACCATTTTGGATGCTTTTTGATCATAAGATCGATCTTATTTTTTGGAGTTATGTGATGTGCGGAATATATTTTCTTTTGAAATTTATTGAACAAAAAAAGAAAGAATTAATGATTCTTTCTTTCATTCTTTTAGGAATTTCTGCTGGAGTAAAATACAATTTTTTTTCTCTTATTTTACCGAGCATTCTTTTTGTACTCATCTTCTTTCCAAGAGAGTTTGCTTTTAAAAAAAGATTTTTTAATAGTATATTGTGCATTTTCTTTGTAGGTCTTTTATTTAGTCCTTGGGCTTTGAAAAATGTTCTTTTTTCAGGAAATCCCATAGAACCAGCTTTCGGTGATTATTTATCTCGAAAGGATGTCTTCTTTAAACAGATAGGGAGGAATTATTCCGATCATCTAAGAGAACAACTTGCAGATGGTTTTGTTTGGGCGGAGAATCAAGATACTAGGGATTGGAAATTTTACGCAACATTACCATTTCGATTGACATTTAATTATGAAAAAGAAAATTTTTCTGATACTTTGAATGTGGGGCCAATATTTTTAATTTCATTTCCTTTTCTCTTTTTTCTTTTTCAAAGAAAATATAAAAATATAAAAATTTTTCTTATTTTTCTTCTTATTTTTCTTCAAATATTATTTTGGATTTTTTTTAGTAACCTTCTTTTATTTTATAGTTTTATTGCTTTTCTTCTTTTATTTTTAATTTTAAGCGATACTTTGAGCAAAAAAAATATCTTCTCTCTCCTTTTTAGAATTTCTTTTTTTGTGTTGGTTTTTACGATAGTACCATTACGTCTCACTAGCTTCTTTTATAATGAAACTTTTTTTATTTTGGAAAATAATGGAAACTATAATCTTTTTGAAGTGGCACAATTTATTAATGAGGAAAAACTTCCCGGACTAATTTGGGATTCTTACGGACTTTCTTTAAATTATTATGTTCAAAATGCTCATTCAAGAATTATTTATGATTTTTATATGTTACTTTTTTATTTCTTATGTCAAAGATATGAGGGAGATGTGATTGTGGATTTTATGAAATCACATAATGTTTACTATTTTATTTATAAAGAAAATAGTATTAAATATTGGCAAAATGTTAGTAGACGAGCGGAAAAGGTCTCCCCCTTTTCCTCAAAATTATATTTACAAAGCTTTGAAGGATATTTGGGATTTAGGGAAAAACATCTTAAAGAAATATTTCGTAGTGGGGATATTGGATTATATACGTATAAAGATTAA
- a CDS encoding class I SAM-dependent methyltransferase translates to MKTIKRKTSWNYFDKLTSFWRAQFIKPFLSDKKTFCDVGCGQQGSVLLSIADKIKEGYGFDFNVKIEGKVRKNITLSRKDFLLINKKFDVIICLAVLEHLPYPKECEKVLKKIFENLKPGGFFIMTTPDKKAKWLLEFLAYKIHILNKEEILDHKHYFDKKELFLFIKKAGFIDIKHRYFQLGLNNLVICKKKK, encoded by the coding sequence ATGAAAACAATAAAAAGAAAGACTTCCTGGAATTATTTCGATAAATTAACTTCATTTTGGAGAGCGCAATTTATAAAACCTTTTTTGTCCGATAAAAAAACTTTTTGTGATGTGGGTTGTGGTCAACAGGGGTCAGTTCTCTTGAGTATTGCAGATAAAATTAAAGAAGGTTACGGCTTTGATTTTAATGTAAAGATTGAAGGGAAAGTTCGAAAAAACATCACACTTTCAAGAAAAGATTTTCTTCTCATAAATAAGAAATTCGATGTTATTATTTGTTTGGCAGTATTAGAGCATTTACCTTATCCTAAAGAGTGTGAAAAGGTTTTGAAAAAGATTTTTGAAAATTTAAAACCCGGAGGATTTTTTATTATGACCACTCCAGACAAAAAAGCAAAATGGTTGCTTGAATTTTTAGCTTACAAAATACATATCCTAAACAAAGAAGAAATACTTGATCATAAGCACTATTTTGATAAAAAGGAGTTATTTCTTTTTATAAAAAAAGCAGGATTTATCGATATTAAACATCGATATTTTCAATTGGGTTTAAATAATCTTGTTATTTGCAAAAAGAAAAAATAG
- a CDS encoding 2,3-bisphosphoglycerate-independent phosphoglycerate mutase: MKQKKKIFHSPAILIVLDGWGIRNEKEHNAIHDASTPFFDSLLRTYPHSQLDASGLSVGLPKGQMGNSEIGHMAIGAGTSIDTDLVRINKAVSRHEFNSNTAFIELFNHVKKYNSTLHVKGLLSPGGIHSHETHLYEFLRAARDAEIKKIAIHAFLDGRDVSPQSAAVYLEKLEDILDDMGVGHIATASGRFYAMDRDENWDRLEKVENAIFQGKGTKEYHNEKASQVIRNLYKKGIVDEHVEPVVFLDSEGKNYALEPNDGLFFYNFRADRARMLTKKSLEYAKAKNIYFVTLTEYDETLAYPVAFPSFRPKKTLAGEISQKGLTQAHIAETEKYAHATYFLNGGRELPHEGERHILVPSRKDIPTHDLAPEMRAKEIADKALEEIQLGTDFIFINFANADMVGHTANVPAIKKAIETVDRELQRVVEKTIEKGGFVFITADHGNAEQNFDHKTQEKHTAHTTNLVPAILTKKEYTLENGTLPDIAPTILSLMNIPIPPEMTGKILSKK, encoded by the coding sequence ATGAAGCAAAAAAAGAAAATTTTTCATTCTCCCGCTATTCTTATCGTTCTCGATGGTTGGGGAATTCGAAATGAGAAAGAGCATAATGCTATTCATGATGCCTCTACGCCTTTTTTTGATTCATTACTTCGTACCTATCCCCATTCGCAATTAGATGCTAGTGGTCTTTCTGTTGGTCTTCCTAAAGGACAAATGGGTAATAGTGAAATAGGACATATGGCGATTGGAGCTGGTACTTCAATCGACACAGACTTAGTTCGTATTAACAAAGCCGTCTCTCGTCACGAATTCAATTCAAATACGGCATTTATAGAACTTTTTAATCATGTAAAGAAGTACAATTCTACCCTTCATGTGAAAGGACTTCTTTCCCCTGGCGGTATTCATAGCCATGAAACACATCTCTATGAGTTTCTTCGTGCAGCCAGAGACGCAGAAATAAAAAAAATAGCCATTCATGCCTTTCTTGATGGAAGAGATGTTTCTCCTCAAAGCGCAGCTGTCTATCTAGAAAAACTTGAAGATATTTTAGATGATATGGGTGTTGGTCATATAGCAACAGCTTCTGGAAGATTTTATGCTATGGATAGAGATGAAAACTGGGATCGTCTTGAAAAGGTCGAGAATGCTATCTTTCAAGGAAAAGGAACAAAAGAATATCATAACGAAAAAGCCTCCCAAGTCATCAGAAATCTTTACAAAAAAGGTATTGTTGATGAACATGTTGAGCCTGTCGTATTTCTCGATTCCGAAGGAAAAAATTATGCCCTCGAGCCAAATGATGGTTTATTCTTTTATAATTTCCGAGCAGATCGAGCAAGAATGCTTACAAAAAAATCTCTCGAATACGCAAAAGCAAAAAATATATATTTTGTAACGCTTACTGAGTACGATGAAACACTCGCTTATCCTGTTGCTTTTCCCTCTTTTCGTCCAAAAAAAACACTCGCTGGAGAAATTTCCCAAAAAGGACTTACTCAGGCACACATAGCTGAAACAGAAAAATATGCCCATGCCACATACTTTCTTAATGGAGGTCGAGAGCTTCCTCACGAAGGAGAAAGACACATTCTTGTTCCTAGCAGAAAAGATATTCCCACGCATGATCTAGCCCCAGAAATGCGAGCAAAAGAAATAGCTGATAAAGCGCTAGAAGAAATCCAATTAGGTACTGATTTTATTTTCATAAATTTTGCTAATGCTGATATGGTTGGACACACTGCAAATGTTCCTGCTATCAAAAAAGCTATCGAGACGGTAGATCGCGAACTTCAAAGAGTTGTTGAAAAAACAATCGAAAAAGGGGGTTTTGTTTTTATTACAGCTGATCATGGGAATGCAGAACAAAATTTTGATCACAAAACGCAAGAAAAACATACAGCTCACACGACAAATCTTGTACCTGCGATATTAACAAAAAAAGAATATACTTTGGAAAATGGCACACTTCCCGATATTGCCCCAACCATACTTTCTCTTATGAATATTCCAATCCCACCCGAAATGACTGGAAAAATTCTCTCCAAAAAATAA
- the idi gene encoding isopentenyl-diphosphate Delta-isomerase — protein MEQEQEREFVVLIDEKNNIIGTMLKSEVHGRETPLHRAFSTFIFRKSDKKLLLQQRSHVKKTWPLMWSNSCCGHPKPNEDTVSAAKRRLDFELGLQPLWIEEVAPYQYCFTHKGVMENEICPILIGMVDSEPIINTEEVEAVMWVDWNWFVEETKKHPEKYSEWCVEEVAILDKLSRVNELFIS, from the coding sequence ATGGAGCAAGAGCAAGAACGGGAGTTTGTTGTTTTAATAGATGAAAAAAATAATATCATCGGAACAATGCTAAAGAGTGAAGTACATGGGAGGGAAACACCTTTACACAGAGCTTTTTCAACATTTATTTTTCGTAAATCAGATAAAAAATTATTACTTCAACAACGAAGTCATGTAAAGAAGACATGGCCTCTTATGTGGTCGAATAGTTGTTGTGGACATCCAAAACCAAATGAGGATACTGTAAGCGCTGCCAAAAGAAGATTGGATTTTGAGCTAGGTTTACAGCCTTTGTGGATTGAAGAAGTTGCTCCTTATCAATATTGTTTTACTCACAAAGGGGTTATGGAAAATGAAATTTGTCCCATACTCATTGGAATGGTGGATAGTGAGCCCATTATTAATACTGAAGAAGTAGAGGCTGTTATGTGGGTAGATTGGAATTGGTTTGTCGAAGAAACAAAAAAACATCCGGAAAAATATTCTGAGTGGTGTGTGGAAGAAGTAGCCATTCTTGATAAACTTTCGCGAGTGAATGAACTTTTTATTTCATAA
- a CDS encoding DUF1294 domain-containing protein, with protein sequence MSEIFLFWGSVFVAINVGSFLLMFFDKYLSKKEGGKTRISEGALFFIAILFGGIGVYLGMFSFHHKTRHWYFIAGIPLLIFQNIAFLYFLFLFFSDSF encoded by the coding sequence ATGAGCGAAATATTTCTTTTTTGGGGAAGTGTGTTTGTTGCAATTAATGTAGGCTCTTTCCTCTTGATGTTTTTTGATAAATACCTTTCAAAAAAGGAGGGAGGGAAGACAAGGATTTCTGAAGGCGCCTTATTTTTTATAGCTATTTTATTCGGAGGGATTGGTGTTTATCTTGGTATGTTTTCTTTTCATCATAAAACACGGCATTGGTATTTTATCGCTGGAATACCTTTATTAATATTTCAAAATATTGCTTTTTTGTATTTTCTTTTTCTTTTTTTCTCTGATTCTTTTTAG
- a CDS encoding acyltransferase translates to MERLYYLEGLRGIASLVVVVHHFILAFYPALFFGSSFSYHFQKDVEKFMSGSVLSLFYNGNFAVCLFFVLSGFVLSYKFFLEKKYESVRESIVKRYVRLMIPVVFSIFLVFFLMKLSLFFNSQVASISGSTWFGDFWSFEENFYDALYAGFIGSFFSDVFPYNIVLWTISFEFLGSLLVFAFLALFGTMKKRSIVYIVGMIFFFQTYYLAFILGMLLSDIATSQRGLLEKISRKKWMVGGLLFSGLFLGGFPSDYTATIGTFYENMHDPIFKNATALYHTIGAFLFIAALLCCKKAQNILSYKYFVFFGEISFSFYLLHFIVLGSLTSFIFLQLHLYFSYNISALFAFIISLGFLIIFSYWMYIYIDKKAIQFSKFLYVRFFK, encoded by the coding sequence ATGGAGAGATTATATTATCTTGAGGGGCTTCGTGGAATAGCTTCTTTAGTTGTAGTTGTGCATCATTTTATTTTAGCTTTTTATCCGGCTTTATTTTTTGGTTCTTCCTTTTCATACCATTTTCAAAAAGACGTAGAAAAATTTATGTCTGGATCGGTTCTTAGTCTTTTTTATAATGGAAATTTTGCTGTATGCTTGTTTTTTGTTTTAAGTGGATTTGTTTTGAGTTATAAATTTTTTTTAGAAAAAAAATACGAAAGTGTGCGAGAAAGTATTGTGAAACGATATGTTCGCCTTATGATTCCTGTTGTTTTCTCTATTTTCCTCGTGTTTTTTTTGATGAAACTCTCTCTTTTTTTTAATAGTCAAGTTGCGTCTATTTCTGGATCAACTTGGTTCGGTGATTTTTGGTCATTTGAAGAAAATTTTTATGATGCTCTTTATGCGGGATTTATAGGTTCATTTTTTTCAGATGTATTTCCTTATAATATTGTACTTTGGACGATTTCATTTGAATTCCTCGGTTCTTTACTTGTTTTTGCTTTTCTTGCTTTGTTTGGAACTATGAAAAAAAGAAGCATTGTTTATATAGTAGGTATGATATTTTTTTTCCAAACATATTATTTAGCATTTATTCTTGGAATGCTTTTGAGTGATATAGCAACATCGCAAAGAGGTTTATTAGAAAAGATTTCAAGAAAAAAATGGATGGTTGGAGGATTGTTATTTTCTGGACTTTTTTTGGGAGGTTTTCCTTCAGATTATACTGCAACCATAGGAACTTTTTATGAAAATATGCATGATCCGATCTTTAAAAATGCTACTGCGTTGTATCATACTATAGGAGCATTTCTTTTTATCGCGGCTTTACTTTGTTGTAAGAAAGCTCAAAATATTCTTTCTTACAAGTATTTTGTATTTTTTGGAGAAATTTCTTTTTCTTTTTATCTTTTACACTTTATCGTTTTAGGCTCTCTTACAAGTTTTATTTTTTTACAATTACATCTTTATTTTTCTTATAACATTTCTGCTCTTTTTGCTTTTATTATTTCCTTGGGATTTTTAATTATTTTTTCGTATTGGATGTATATATATATTGATAAAAAAGCTATTCAATTTTCAAAGTTTTTGTATGTACGATTTTTTAAATGA
- a CDS encoding sodium:proton antiporter, which produces MTFTLPALLSVFSLLAISSAVFFLSSRLKFPYTVLLVAVGTFILVPLSTLSPFTFLREFTLTPELLLYVFLPILIFESAYNIDIRRLFENIRSIGALSIISLLLSAGFISLMLFLLFPLVGLQISFLLCFLFGALISATDPVAVLALFKEVGAPRRLTLLFEGESIFNDGTAVALFLVVLGIAEHGWHGSESILWGVLDFSVMVFGGIILGIIISAFFVKAIDHARSNEFVQIALMIVLAHFTFLLSDYISEHFFWFGHHFHLSAIISTTIASMVIGNYGRAKILPHAQEFVEKFWTESAFLANSLVFLLIGFIFAALPISLLPFSIPIIIAVLVVAVARAFSIYPVVWILNKMKKEDFIPFSWQHLLAWGSLRGALAITMVLLIPDDLYVSGWSFESTPKEFILALTIGCIFTTLFLKATTITWLARKLNIGSLSEMEKLEYQEANALLHLQALERIERFSKKGYIEPSTANVLKKEHKEKFKKACSLCVKKLETEDTLLGERILRLYAIGVERETLDTLYDFSEVNERVYRRVLAKLTLQYERTELGNQEIDPSEEIIDPISRLFHWISGMLNAKKRGPSTEDRYLYYRTQTILSRAVLRALRHMDEEHAPLLFGKKSFVHIREIYEIFLAGSQEKMKAVTKEISEEAKILSERFARRSLLETESRLLEELFHRSMMTPKVYIALKENIERESDVVLQ; this is translated from the coding sequence ATGACATTTACACTCCCAGCACTTTTATCAGTTTTTTCTCTCCTCGCTATCTCTAGTGCTGTTTTTTTTCTTTCTTCTCGATTGAAGTTTCCTTATACAGTATTGTTGGTTGCGGTGGGAACATTTATTCTTGTTCCTTTGAGTACGTTAAGCCCTTTTACTTTTCTTCGGGAATTTACATTAACACCAGAACTTCTTCTTTATGTCTTTCTTCCGATATTAATTTTTGAATCGGCATATAATATTGATATTCGAAGATTGTTTGAAAATATTCGCTCTATTGGAGCTCTTTCTATTATCTCACTTCTTCTTTCTGCAGGATTTATTTCTTTAATGCTTTTCCTTTTATTTCCTCTTGTAGGGCTTCAGATTTCTTTTCTTTTATGTTTTTTATTTGGAGCTCTTATTAGTGCTACTGATCCAGTTGCTGTATTGGCGCTTTTTAAAGAAGTGGGAGCACCGAGACGACTCACTTTGCTTTTTGAGGGAGAGAGTATTTTTAATGATGGTACAGCAGTAGCTCTTTTTCTTGTTGTTTTGGGAATAGCTGAACATGGTTGGCATGGATCAGAATCAATTCTTTGGGGCGTATTGGACTTTAGCGTGATGGTCTTTGGAGGAATTATCTTAGGAATTATTATAAGTGCTTTTTTTGTAAAAGCTATTGATCATGCGCGATCAAATGAGTTTGTTCAGATTGCACTTATGATTGTTTTGGCACATTTTACCTTTCTTCTTTCCGATTATATCTCTGAGCATTTTTTCTGGTTTGGACATCATTTTCATCTCTCTGCTATTATTTCAACAACAATCGCTTCCATGGTAATAGGAAATTATGGACGAGCGAAAATTTTACCTCATGCGCAGGAATTTGTAGAAAAGTTTTGGACAGAATCAGCTTTTTTAGCTAATTCATTAGTATTTCTTCTTATTGGATTTATTTTTGCAGCACTTCCTATATCACTACTTCCTTTTAGTATTCCTATTATTATCGCGGTTCTTGTTGTTGCTGTTGCTCGAGCCTTTTCTATTTATCCTGTAGTATGGATTTTAAATAAAATGAAAAAGGAAGATTTTATTCCTTTTTCTTGGCAGCATTTATTAGCGTGGGGAAGTCTTCGAGGCGCTTTGGCGATTACCATGGTACTTCTTATTCCTGATGATTTGTATGTTTCTGGTTGGTCATTTGAATCAACTCCAAAAGAATTTATTCTTGCTCTTACTATTGGTTGTATTTTTACTACACTTTTCCTTAAAGCAACGACGATAACGTGGTTGGCAAGAAAATTAAATATCGGATCTTTAAGTGAGATGGAGAAATTGGAATATCAAGAAGCAAACGCACTTTTGCATTTACAAGCTCTTGAACGAATCGAACGATTTTCAAAGAAGGGTTATATCGAACCTTCCACCGCAAATGTTTTGAAAAAAGAGCATAAAGAAAAATTTAAAAAAGCATGTTCATTATGTGTTAAAAAACTTGAAACAGAAGACACTCTTCTTGGAGAAAGAATTTTGCGTCTTTATGCAATTGGAGTAGAAAGAGAAACTTTAGACACATTGTATGACTTTTCTGAGGTGAATGAGCGGGTGTATCGACGAGTGTTGGCTAAGCTTACTCTTCAATATGAGCGAACAGAATTAGGAAATCAAGAAATAGACCCCTCTGAAGAAATAATAGATCCAATTAGCAGACTTTTTCATTGGATAAGCGGGATGTTAAATGCTAAAAAAAGAGGTCCCTCAACGGAAGATCGATATTTGTATTATCGAACACAAACAATTTTATCTCGAGCCGTTCTTCGAGCTTTGAGGCATATGGATGAAGAACATGCACCTCTTTTGTTTGGAAAGAAATCATTCGTTCATATACGAGAAATATACGAAATCTTTCTTGCGGGTTCTCAGGAAAAAATGAAAGCTGTAACAAAAGAAATTTCCGAAGAAGCAAAAATTCTCTCGGAAAGATTCGCAAGACGATCTTTGCTCGAAACAGAATCACGTTTATTAGAAGAACTTTTTCATCGTTCAATGATGACGCCCAAAGTATATATTGCTTTAAAAGAAAATATTGAACGAGAATCCGATGTTGTTTTGCAGTAA
- a CDS encoding DUF2177 family protein has translation MKTFFITTLSSIIVLLTIDSIWLTLMAQKFYARHIGHLMAESPNFFVAIPFYILYVVALAFFVIIPSLEGNFSLSKTFFYGAFFGLAMYATYDLTNQATLKGWPTIVTLVDLLWGALLTGTVAVSSLIINKYFS, from the coding sequence ATGAAAACATTTTTTATTACGACGCTATCTTCAATAATAGTTCTTTTGACAATTGATTCGATATGGCTCACTCTCATGGCTCAAAAATTCTATGCGCGTCATATAGGGCATCTTATGGCAGAAAGTCCCAATTTTTTCGTAGCCATTCCTTTTTATATTCTTTATGTGGTAGCTTTGGCTTTTTTTGTTATTATTCCTTCTCTTGAAGGAAATTTCAGCCTTTCAAAAACATTTTTCTATGGGGCTTTTTTTGGACTTGCTATGTATGCCACTTATGATCTTACCAATCAAGCAACACTCAAAGGATGGCCAACAATAGTTACTTTAGTTGATTTGTTATGGGGGGCTTTACTTACTGGTACAGTTGCTGTTTCGAGTTTAATAATAAACAAATATTTTTCTTAA
- a CDS encoding DUF1295 domain-containing protein translates to MEFFLENYSILSFAIFLYMTLWFFIALLLKRSDIADIAWGLGFILVVWISYFLKDFSENRGFLISILVSIWGLRLAGHIYLRNRGKEEDYRYKKWRNEWGKWFYMRTYAQVFLLQGTLLLLVVSPAVIGIIFQGESLDLRDGIGICIWMYGFLFESVGDFQLSKFIKNPQNKGKIMQSGLWAYTRHPNYFGEVTQWWGIWILSLATPFGWLGIIGPLAITFLIVKISGIPLLEENMKKNPDFQKYASRVSIFFPLPPRKE, encoded by the coding sequence ATGGAATTTTTTTTAGAGAACTATAGCATTCTTTCTTTTGCTATTTTTCTTTATATGACACTGTGGTTTTTTATCGCTCTCCTTTTAAAGCGAAGTGATATTGCTGATATTGCATGGGGATTAGGTTTTATTTTAGTGGTTTGGATTTCTTATTTTTTGAAGGATTTTTCAGAAAATAGGGGATTTTTAATAAGTATTCTTGTAAGTATTTGGGGGCTTCGTTTGGCGGGACATATTTATCTTCGAAATAGAGGGAAGGAAGAGGACTATCGATATAAAAAATGGAGAAATGAATGGGGAAAATGGTTTTATATGCGAACATACGCACAGGTATTTCTTCTTCAAGGAACGCTTTTGCTTTTGGTTGTAAGTCCCGCTGTTATTGGAATTATTTTTCAAGGAGAGTCTTTGGACTTGCGAGATGGAATAGGTATTTGTATTTGGATGTATGGATTTTTGTTTGAATCAGTAGGAGATTTCCAACTTTCAAAATTTATAAAGAATCCTCAAAATAAAGGAAAAATAATGCAATCAGGTTTGTGGGCATATACGAGACATCCTAATTATTTTGGAGAAGTGACTCAATGGTGGGGTATCTGGATCCTTTCTTTAGCAACCCCTTTTGGATGGTTAGGTATTATCGGACCTCTTGCTATTACATTTCTTATTGTAAAGATTTCTGGCATACCTCTTTTGGAGGAAAATATGAAAAAAAATCCAGACTTTCAAAAATATGCATCTCGAGTAAGTATCTTTTTTCCGCTTCCGCCCCGAAAGGAATAA